Proteins from a genomic interval of Diprion similis isolate iyDipSimi1 chromosome 10, iyDipSimi1.1, whole genome shotgun sequence:
- the LOC124411359 gene encoding F-box/LRR-repeat protein fbxl-1-like, protein MASTSGTQVQISPTIDRKSSRRLFVGGLAPYARKRHLTKLIKIYEAESIILPEASSRMQKYPYVTFQTPELATVAMEKLKGLKLHKKKLHITYADQWQEIRTLKAKPKHQDRSIEEDPLPGFKPKEALLLLVEIISTIARYLQYKDRARLELVSRQWNAGSKASHKDTGILNPNRWEWTNGWNQTFNDQGLFWLVKRCRNYIEEADLRGIQNLKSTAVTILAKNCPNSKRINSRSLMIREGATRSISEYLTKLETLELGQIIGPIDMDIEKILANNTRLKRLALHNNETTGRGLVDRTSLEDIEIQNCDAIKTEELTRAIQNQRRLKRLEIKHCKQLTRLKLLDVLIANINVKTTLKELICVEMVLTAKPVKKTE, encoded by the coding sequence ATGGCAAGCACGAGCGGGACACAGGTCCAAATATCTCCGACCATCGATAGGAAATCATCAAGACGATTGTTCGTGGGAGGACTGGCACCGTATGCGAGGAAACGACATCTGACCAAGCTAATCAAGATTTACGAAGCGGAATCGATTATCTTACCAGAGGCTTCATCAAGGATGCAGAAATATCCATACGTGACTTTCCAAACACCCGAACTTGCGACCGTTGCGATGGAAAAGCTCAAAGGTTTAAAATTGCACAAGAAAAAGCTACATATTACCTACGCAGACCAATGGCAAGAAATCCGAACCCTGAAAGCGAAACCAAAGCACCAAGACCGAAGCATCGAAGAGGACCCGCTACCGGGATTCAAACCCAAGGAAGCACTACTACTACTAGTAGAAATAATATCAACGATCGCAAGATACCTGCAGTATAAGGATCGAGCCCGATTGGAATTAGTATCAAGACAATGGAACGCTGGAAGTAAAGCGTCGCATAAGGATACCGGAATTCTCAATCCCAACAGATGGGAATGGACGAACGGATGGAATCAAACCTTCAACGACCAAGGGTTATTCTGGCTAGTGAAGAGATGTAGAAATTACATCGAAGAAGCAGACTTACGAGGAATACAGAACCTGAAATCCACAGCTGTGACGATCCTGGCAAAGAACTGCCCAAAttcaaaaagaataaattcaaGATCATTAATGATTAGAGAAGGTGCGACAAGATCCATCAGTGAGTACTTAACTAAATTAGAGACACTGGAATTGGGGCAGATAATCGGACCGATAGATATGGATATCGAAAAGATATTAGCCAATAACACTAGGCTAAAGCGATTGGCACTGCATAATAATGAAACAACTGGAAGGGGCTTAGTCGATAGGACATCGCTAGAAGACATAGAGATCCAAAACTGCGACGCAATAAAGACAGAAGAGCTAACAAGGGCGATCCAAAACCAGAGAAGACTCAAGAGATTGGAAATTAAGCACTGCAAGCAACTAACGCGCCTGAAATTATTAGATGTGCTAATCGCAAACATCAACGTGAAGACCACGCTGAAGGAGCTGATATGTGTGGAGATGGTCCTGACAGCGAAACCGGTGAAGAAAACGGAATAG